The sequence GGGCGAAAAGCCGCCGTTGAGCACCACCCGGATTGCATTCACCGGCGAGGCCATGGTGATGGCGTGATTGCCGGCCAGCGGCGGATAGGCCGGCCATGTGCCCTTGCCGGAAGCCTGGTGGCAATCGACGCAGTGGTTCTTGTAGATCTTTTCTCCCTGTGCCAGCACACGCGCCACCTCGTCCGCACTGGCGCGTTCCTTGGCCGGCTCGGCTTCCTTCTGGCGCGGCAGGGATTTCAGGTAGACCGCCATGGCCTTGACGTCGGCGTCGCTCAGGTGCTGCAGGCTGGCGCCGACCACTTCCGCCATCGGCCCCAGCACCGTGCCGCGCGGCGAGACGCCGTTTTTCAGCAGGCCGGTGATGTGCTCGATATCCCAGTCGCCCAGGCCGATTTCATCATCCGAGGTCAGCGACGGCGCATACCAGTTCACTACCGGGATGAAGCCGCCTCCCAGCTCTGCCTTGAGATCGCTGCCGCCGAGCGCGTTGCGTGTAGTGTGGCAAGCGCTGCAGTGGCCCAGGCCTTGCACCAGATAGGCGCCGCGGTTCCATTCCACCGACTGCCCTTTCTCTTCCTGATAAACGCCGGGTCGGAAATACAGCGCACGCCAGCCGTACAGCAGAATCCGTTGGTCATAAGGGAAACGCAAAGCAGGCGCCAGGTTCTTGTGCGCCACCGGCGTCACGCTGCGCAGATAGGCGAACATGGCGTCGGCGTCTTCGCGCGTGACCTTGGTGTAATTGGTGTAGGGGAAGGCTGGA comes from Collimonas pratensis and encodes:
- a CDS encoding c-type cytochrome is translated as MKRILMWLAGAALLLIAAVVAVLALLNADDDSAAARQPATAVAAVDAAAQIAKGAYLVRSGDCIACHTARGGKELVGGRAIQTPFGAIYSPNLTPDKETGIGNWTADDFWRALHNGKSKDGSLLYPAFPYTNYTKVTREDADAMFAYLRSVTPVAHKNLAPALRFPYDQRILLYGWRALYFRPGVYQEEKGQSVEWNRGAYLVQGLGHCSACHTTRNALGGSDLKAELGGGFIPVVNWYAPSLTSDDEIGLGDWDIEHITGLLKNGVSPRGTVLGPMAEVVGASLQHLSDADVKAMAVYLKSLPRQKEAEPAKERASADEVARVLAQGEKIYKNHCVDCHQASGKGTWPAYPPLAGNHAITMASPVNAIRVVLNGGFSPSTAANPRPYGMPPYGPALSDSEVAAVVSYIRNSWGNKAPIVNSAEVNRYRAIPLD